From the Micromonospora lupini genome, one window contains:
- a CDS encoding winged helix-turn-helix transcriptional regulator, with product MTQSVGPLPSFDPTCPMSTFPIQIGGKWTAMIMLCLQDGPRRFGVLRRHLRPISTKVLTETLALMRRDGLVRRRPVAGADDCGVEYELTALGRSLLGVVEHARAWARDHAEELAHARDAAQRAG from the coding sequence GTGACCCAGTCGGTCGGGCCGTTGCCCTCCTTCGACCCCACGTGCCCGATGAGCACGTTTCCGATCCAGATCGGCGGCAAGTGGACCGCGATGATCATGCTGTGTCTCCAGGACGGGCCGCGCCGGTTCGGCGTCCTGCGCCGCCATCTACGCCCGATCAGCACGAAGGTGCTCACCGAGACCCTCGCCCTGATGAGGCGCGATGGCCTGGTGCGCCGCCGCCCGGTGGCAGGCGCCGACGACTGTGGTGTCGAGTACGAGCTGACAGCGCTCGGCCGTTCGCTGCTCGGCGTCGTCGAGCACGCGCGCGCCTGGGCCCGCGACCACGCCGAGGAGCTGGCGCACGCCAGGGATGCCGCCCAGCGGGCCGGCTGA
- a CDS encoding baseplate J/gp47 family protein produces the protein MSDPTLPAELADVLAVDAAALRATGSTGFGIVETGFVPKSFARLLAEKLATARLLFGEDVDLTSGAVLRKVLELAALEDARLWAALGAVYDNSFVVSATADALSRLGEELGIARPYLQARGTVKLTLKAALPSGHSPLTLPRGARLSTPGGHHVALDETVVLSAAVGEREPAVAAFYPGPAHNLDPTQPNQKIDRWNRADTLLADLDDAEQAAGAELVEITHTVALTGGEQQVSDARYRQLLLAAPRSIWTAEAIGLAVATVPGVRQVQVFDGRGGLDLNQSIFGNFNFIERVFSTERDLGNPYYVTVLVAPTAAAIWDGPDGLHASVESVIEDLRPVGIFASVDRADEVGIGVEADLVIRGLPLPTGSKETVNASTAATELRARLHARLRRYVDELPFGEPVRAAEVIWTLMNEPGVADVRGLRLVRFPADSAVVVTGSAPTGDGVQRLPVGDNAVLAANQVPVYVDRDDPRPFRIV, from the coding sequence GTGTCTGATCCGACCCTCCCGGCCGAGCTGGCCGACGTCCTGGCCGTCGACGCCGCCGCGCTGCGGGCCACCGGCTCGACGGGCTTCGGCATCGTCGAGACCGGCTTCGTGCCGAAATCCTTCGCCCGGCTGCTCGCCGAGAAGCTTGCCACCGCCCGGCTGCTCTTCGGCGAGGACGTCGACCTGACCAGCGGCGCGGTGCTGCGCAAGGTCCTCGAACTGGCAGCCCTGGAGGACGCCCGACTGTGGGCGGCGCTCGGCGCGGTCTACGACAACTCGTTCGTGGTGTCCGCGACCGCCGACGCGCTGAGCCGCCTGGGCGAGGAGCTGGGCATCGCCCGGCCGTACCTGCAAGCGCGGGGGACCGTGAAGCTGACGTTGAAGGCCGCGCTGCCCAGCGGCCACAGTCCGCTCACGCTGCCCCGGGGCGCCCGGCTCTCCACACCCGGCGGGCACCACGTCGCCCTGGACGAGACGGTGGTGCTCTCCGCCGCCGTCGGCGAGCGCGAACCGGCAGTCGCCGCGTTCTATCCCGGCCCGGCGCACAACCTCGACCCCACCCAACCCAACCAGAAGATCGACAGGTGGAACCGGGCGGACACCCTGCTGGCCGACCTTGACGACGCCGAGCAGGCCGCCGGCGCGGAGCTGGTGGAGATCACCCACACCGTGGCGCTGACCGGAGGTGAGCAGCAGGTCTCCGACGCCCGCTACCGGCAGCTCCTGCTGGCCGCGCCCCGCTCGATCTGGACGGCCGAGGCGATCGGCCTGGCCGTGGCGACCGTGCCCGGCGTACGGCAGGTGCAGGTCTTCGACGGTCGGGGCGGGCTGGACCTCAACCAGTCCATCTTCGGCAACTTCAACTTCATCGAACGGGTCTTCAGCACCGAACGCGACCTGGGCAACCCGTACTACGTCACAGTGCTCGTCGCGCCCACCGCCGCCGCCATCTGGGACGGCCCGGACGGGCTGCACGCCTCCGTCGAGTCGGTCATCGAGGACCTGCGCCCGGTGGGCATCTTCGCCTCGGTGGACCGGGCCGACGAGGTAGGCATCGGCGTCGAGGCCGATCTCGTGATCCGGGGCCTCCCACTGCCCACCGGCTCCAAGGAGACGGTGAACGCGTCCACCGCCGCCACCGAGCTGCGCGCCCGGCTGCACGCGCGACTGCGCCGCTACGTCGACGAGCTGCCCTTCGGTGAGCCGGTCCGTGCCGCCGAGGTGATCTGGACCCTGATGAACGAGCCGGGCGTCGCCGACGTACGCGGGCTGCGGCTCGTCCGCTTTCCGGCCGACTCGGCGGTGGTGGTGACCGGCAGCGCGCCCACCGGCGACGGGGTGCAGCGGCTGCCGGTCGGTGACAACGCGGTGCTCGCCGCGAACCAGGTGCCCGTCTACGTCGACCGGGACGATCCCCGGCCGTTCCGGATCGTCTGA
- a CDS encoding AfsR/SARP family transcriptional regulator: protein MPVHEVTQDLRSGAHEAGAERTTRYTLRLLGGFGLERDGRSVTVPQGARRLLAYLGVRQWCARWEAAGTLWPGSHEERARANLRTMLWRLHRVTPEPLVEEDDRLALAACVTSDVATLGAASAALLAGGVPAGVGAGVPALATGELLPGWYEDWVLTERERLRQTQLYALEALAERLTTQGRFSEAVQVALTAVHLEPLRESATRVLIAVHLAERNINEAVRRLELFRADLGRELGVAPTPWLEHLVRAGVHAPAFAPGAGGGVPL from the coding sequence ATGCCAGTTCACGAGGTGACACAGGACCTGCGCTCCGGGGCGCACGAGGCCGGCGCGGAGCGGACGACCCGGTACACGCTGCGTCTGCTCGGCGGCTTCGGGCTGGAACGCGACGGCAGGTCCGTCACGGTGCCGCAGGGCGCCCGCCGGCTGCTCGCCTACCTCGGCGTACGCCAGTGGTGCGCCCGCTGGGAGGCGGCCGGCACCCTCTGGCCCGGCTCGCACGAGGAACGGGCCCGCGCCAACCTGCGCACCATGCTCTGGCGGCTGCACCGGGTCACCCCCGAGCCCCTCGTCGAGGAGGACGACCGGCTGGCCCTGGCCGCCTGTGTGACAAGCGACGTCGCCACCCTCGGTGCGGCGTCCGCCGCCCTGCTGGCCGGCGGGGTGCCGGCGGGCGTCGGCGCGGGGGTGCCCGCCCTGGCCACGGGCGAGCTGCTGCCCGGCTGGTACGAGGACTGGGTGCTGACCGAGCGGGAGCGGCTGCGCCAGACCCAGCTGTACGCGCTGGAGGCGCTCGCCGAACGGCTCACCACGCAGGGTCGCTTCAGCGAGGCGGTGCAGGTGGCGTTGACAGCCGTGCACTTGGAGCCGCTGCGGGAGAGCGCCACCCGCGTGCTGATCGCCGTGCACCTGGCCGAACGCAACATCAACGAGGCCGTACGCCGGTTGGAGCTGTTCCGCGCCGACCTGGGTCGGGAACTGGGTGTCGCTCCGACGCCCTGGCTGGAGCACCTGGTCCGCGCGGGCGTACACGCACCGGCGTTCGCGCCGGGAGCCGGTGGCGGTGTGCCGCTGTGA
- a CDS encoding NAD(P)-dependent oxidoreductase: MSTTSPARRVAVLGAGGRVGRAVTAALLPHGLHVEAVLRQPDRHDLPPHPRLRVVPGDAQRPAELASTLRAVDALVLAVTPFSAPPQSFDDFDLDYYAAIVAGIDATWRAPRRRLVAVGLAATLTLDSGTVLMDDETLFPPALTPFAQAHARHLPALAATTLDWAVLTPPAGFGTPDGPAAGQAYRLVAEPLSREQATTTLTYDEYARAVADEVVRPSVHAARVAVLSRA, translated from the coding sequence ATGTCCACCACCTCACCAGCGCGACGGGTCGCGGTCCTCGGTGCCGGCGGCCGGGTCGGCCGTGCGGTCACGGCCGCGCTGCTCCCACACGGCCTGCACGTCGAGGCCGTGCTCCGTCAACCCGACCGCCACGACCTGCCGCCCCACCCGAGGCTGCGCGTCGTGCCCGGCGACGCCCAGCGCCCGGCGGAGCTGGCGTCGACGCTGCGGGCCGTCGACGCCCTGGTGCTGGCCGTCACGCCGTTCTCCGCCCCGCCACAGTCGTTCGACGACTTCGACCTCGACTACTACGCCGCAATCGTCGCCGGCATCGACGCGACCTGGCGGGCGCCCCGTCGACGCCTCGTGGCGGTGGGGCTGGCCGCCACACTGACGCTCGACTCCGGCACCGTGTTGATGGACGATGAGACGCTGTTCCCGCCCGCGCTGACGCCGTTCGCCCAGGCGCACGCCCGGCACCTGCCCGCGCTCGCCGCCACGACGCTCGACTGGGCGGTGCTGACCCCGCCGGCCGGGTTCGGGACGCCGGACGGGCCGGCGGCGGGGCAGGCGTACCGGCTGGTCGCCGAACCCCTCAGCCGCGAGCAGGCGACAACCACCTTGACGTACGACGAGTACGCCCGCGCCGTGGCCGACGAGGTGGTGCGGCCGAGCGTCCACGCGGCCCGCGTCGCGGTGCTCTCCCGCGCGTGA
- a CDS encoding HD domain-containing protein, translated as MDFPPHLGSMPMHAITEIHGEPGLLERFRLEVERFDDAERARLTAALDLAAELHRDDRRVREPYLNHLLRVAIRLMHHYQVRDVDVIVAGLLHDAVEDHPAELADLADLADDGNDPTGAALAALAARFGPRVATLVAAVTNPVYDPQRDRNVQYREHLAVSLDREPWARVIKVSDFTDNGVGVIHTIGPKVVSSAKKYRPLVPLFRDLIGRPDTPLSPKVKAHIFGQLDLAEERFSAILDRPAHSR; from the coding sequence ATGGACTTCCCGCCGCACCTGGGCAGCATGCCGATGCACGCGATCACCGAGATCCACGGCGAACCGGGCCTGCTGGAGCGCTTCCGGCTGGAGGTCGAGCGCTTCGACGACGCCGAACGAGCCCGCCTGACCGCCGCGCTCGACCTGGCCGCCGAGCTGCACCGCGACGACAGGCGGGTCCGCGAGCCGTACCTCAACCACCTGCTGCGGGTGGCCATCCGGCTGATGCACCACTACCAGGTCCGCGACGTCGACGTGATCGTCGCCGGCCTGCTGCACGACGCGGTGGAGGACCATCCGGCCGAGCTGGCCGACCTGGCCGACCTGGCCGACGACGGCAACGACCCGACCGGGGCGGCGCTGGCCGCGCTCGCCGCGCGGTTCGGGCCGCGGGTGGCCACCCTGGTCGCCGCCGTCACCAATCCGGTGTACGACCCGCAGCGCGACCGCAACGTCCAGTACCGGGAGCACCTGGCGGTCAGCCTGGACCGGGAACCCTGGGCGCGAGTGATCAAGGTGTCGGACTTCACCGACAACGGCGTCGGGGTGATCCACACGATCGGGCCGAAGGTCGTCTCGTCGGCCAAGAAGTACCGGCCGCTGGTGCCGCTCTTCCGGGATCTGATCGGCCGTCCGGACACCCCGCTGTCGCCGAAGGTGAAGGCGCACATCTTCGGCCAGCTCGACCTTGCCGAGGAGCGGTTCAGCGCCATCCTCGACCGGCCGGCCCACTCACGCTGA
- a CDS encoding pectate lyase family protein has protein sequence MRTPLVGAMALALLLVGTPAAPSRFDSASADRLSWSARQLGRQALPERDGWAAEGVGTTGGSAATPERTRVVHDRVGLVAALGGDNASNATDATPKLIYVAGTVDGFEGPDGTALSCADLADPAYRLDAYLAAYDPAVWGRVPPAGPLEDARVRSVANQTGQTQVNVGPNTTIVGLRGARLTGLTLMIDRASNAIVRNLTFVDARDCFPAWSPTDGDAGNWNSQYDQISVRRSEHVWVDHNTFTDGDNPDSAQPVYFGRPYQVHDGSLDVTHTASGVTASWNRFTGRDKLMLIGSSNTVGPDVGRLRVTVHHNLFDGVLQRLPRVRFGQVDVYNNLYRLGGDGFQYALGVGVQSAIYAENNFFALDAGVDPADLLYDWGGTALTERGSWVRQGGGPARPVDVLAAYNATHDPDLGADAGWTPTLRRDPVLPTPLVPLVVGPLAGADRLPL, from the coding sequence ATGCGTACACCCCTCGTGGGCGCGATGGCGCTTGCCCTCCTGCTGGTCGGCACACCTGCCGCCCCTTCCCGCTTCGACTCCGCCTCCGCCGACCGGCTGTCCTGGTCGGCCCGTCAGCTCGGCCGGCAGGCCCTGCCCGAGCGGGACGGATGGGCGGCCGAGGGCGTCGGCACCACAGGCGGTTCGGCGGCAACGCCCGAGCGGACGCGTGTGGTGCACGACCGCGTCGGGCTGGTCGCCGCGCTCGGCGGTGACAACGCCAGCAACGCCACCGACGCCACTCCGAAGCTGATCTATGTGGCGGGCACGGTCGACGGCTTCGAGGGGCCGGACGGCACCGCGCTGAGCTGCGCCGACCTGGCGGACCCGGCGTACCGGCTGGACGCCTACCTGGCCGCGTACGACCCGGCGGTCTGGGGTCGGGTGCCGCCGGCCGGGCCGCTGGAGGACGCGCGGGTGCGCTCGGTGGCCAACCAGACCGGCCAGACGCAGGTCAACGTCGGCCCCAACACCACGATCGTCGGGCTGCGCGGCGCCCGGCTGACCGGCCTCACCCTCATGATCGACCGGGCGTCGAACGCCATCGTGCGCAACCTGACCTTCGTGGACGCCCGCGACTGCTTTCCCGCGTGGTCCCCCACCGACGGCGACGCCGGCAACTGGAACAGCCAGTACGACCAGATCTCGGTACGCCGCAGCGAGCACGTCTGGGTCGACCACAACACGTTCACCGACGGCGACAACCCGGACAGCGCTCAGCCTGTCTACTTCGGACGGCCGTACCAGGTGCACGACGGGTCGTTGGACGTCACGCACACCGCGAGCGGTGTCACCGCCTCCTGGAACCGCTTCACCGGACGGGACAAGCTGATGCTGATCGGCTCGTCGAACACCGTCGGCCCGGACGTGGGCCGGCTGAGGGTGACAGTGCACCACAACCTCTTCGACGGCGTCCTGCAACGGCTGCCCCGGGTGCGGTTCGGGCAGGTCGACGTCTACAACAACCTGTACCGGCTCGGCGGTGACGGCTTCCAGTACGCGCTGGGCGTCGGCGTGCAGTCGGCGATCTACGCGGAGAACAACTTCTTCGCCCTCGACGCGGGCGTCGACCCGGCCGACCTGCTCTACGACTGGGGCGGCACGGCGCTGACCGAGCGGGGCTCCTGGGTGCGCCAGGGCGGCGGCCCGGCCCGGCCGGTCGACGTGCTGGCGGCGTACAACGCGACCCACGATCCCGACCTGGGCGCCGACGCCGGCTGGACGCCCACCCTGCGCCGCGACCCGGTCCTGCCGACTCCGCTGGTGCCACTCGTGGTGGGCCCGCTCGCCGGTGCCGATCGACTGCCGCTCTGA